The Xenopus laevis strain J_2021 chromosome 4L, Xenopus_laevis_v10.1, whole genome shotgun sequence genomic sequence GCCTGGTGGTGTGAAAGTTCATAAAGAAGATTTGAACTGTTTACAGTTTTATGATGTCAGTCACTTTCCGTAAACAATTTGATATTTCTCAAATCGAACCCATAAGAAGACTGCATTTCTCTACTACTAAATTCAAAGGTTATGCTGAATAACCTCAGATAGATTCTGATTTGAGTCAGTCTCTTCATTTGTCAGTTCCACCGATTCCCACTCCCCTGAACGATTTGACCTTTTGATTGCATCAACCACCCTTTGCATATACAAACCATCTTCAAATGTGGCAGCGACTGACAGTGGCTTATGGTCCCAGGTCCTACGATCCTCCTGGTCCTGGAATGACTGACGTAGTGCTTTCACCATGTGTGCAATTCCCATGAGATATGGAGGAGGCACTTTGTCAAAGTCACTGACATCTGCAATGTCACTTGTTAGTGGCTCTGAAAGTAGTAATTTTTCTTCAGAAGCAGAATTTTTCTGTCCATACAGTTCTGTTCCACGTACAACCAGCCTCCCAGCTGACCCCACAACCATAACTTCATGCACAAATGTACCTGGCATATTAAAGTTAAGAGTTACAGTGCTACAAGCACCCCCAGTCATTTGCATCTGGAAGAAGCAAAAATCATCACTTGTTACATACCGGATGCCAGAAATGGCCTCGTTCTGCTTTACAAATGTTTTAAGGAACCCATGAACTTTCTCTGCTTTTTTGTTTGTTAGATGAGTGAGGAGGTCAACCAGGTAGGTCCCCAATGTGTGCAACCCACCTCCCCCCATAAGGTCATCACAGATCCAGCTGTAATTGCTACTCAGCAAGCTCCCACCATAAACACGTACATCACAAATGCGGATTTCCCCCACATAGCCTTGTTCTAAGATAAGTTGGCGCATTCGGTCAAAGGCAGGAAGGAACCTCAGAGCATTTCCTACCAGGCTCATCAGTTTTGGGTAGTAACGGGCAGCTTTCACCATTGTAAATGCATCTAGAGAAGATGCAGCTTTCTCACAAATCACATTCTTTCCAATACCTGAAACACAAACAaaagatttgcatttttttctggcttttcacaTATGATCAAAAGCAATTTTCAAATCTAAAACAATGTTAATCTTTTAAATAAATACGTTATTATATACAGATGAAAGAGACCTTTGACATCTGAATCAGCCTACTGATCTTTACCTGATATGATGGCTACATGCTCAGTGCTGCAGCAAGAAGGGGAGTGGTTGCCTTAGTCTGCGCCTAGGGGTAAGTATGgaatatggggcatttccctgggggggggggtagttagcctggggggaggacttacccctcggcacagactcttccagtggagttccacgcatccatcttccgcgtcctctgtaagctgactgggagatcagtatTTCTGCGCATTCGCAGTTGAAGCattttgccggtttgcgacaactgcgcatgcacgaataacacggaaattgcagatccctcagtcagcttaccgaggagccagaagatggatgcatggaactccgctggaagaatctgcgccgagagGTAAGTATGGagaatggggcatttcccgggggggggtaattagcctgggggaggagggagggtttttttcccacgcaggttgaattctcctttaaactgtgtaCATAACAGTTATGTTCTTAAACTGTTTAGTACAGTTATGTTCTTTGACAGTTCTGTGTTCCATCAGCAGTTCAGAGTTAGATTGAATGACAATGCCCTCTGCAACAAGCCAAGGTGGCTGTTGTGTCTTCATAGCATTGACCTCAAACAGCAGACAACCCATAACCATGTTTTTTGTAAGATGTAATACAGAATGAAAACCTCTTCACTGGGTGAAAAGGTCCATCATACCCATTAAACTGGTGGGACAAGACTGATACGGTGGGTGATATGTGGGCCAAGAATCTCTTTTCTGTGTTTATTCCTATATCGTTTAGAATAAAGATTTGATTTGCAGTGGATTTTGGTGCTAATTTAAATTgcgttttttaccattttttttgttaacacTACTACCACATaagctgattctcagcctgtatATAAACACAGGGTAAGAATCAGCTGATCTGGTGGCCTCTGCTCATTCAGGCGTATGCAGTCACAGGTGCTGTGTCACCCTGGGTAtagacacacagagcagatttcagcatagaaaatgcataCTCATGCATACCAATGCAGTACCTGTGAGTCAGACACATGAATGAGCGGATCAGCTAACTTTCAGTCTGCATTTATACTACTGTGTGGCAGTACCCCAAGCCTCtacaatactaaaaaaaaaagggcaatttGAAAAGCTAACTAAACCAGAAAATGCagacaatatataaatatcaagCATAATATAGATACATGGATACATTACAAACTAATACACAATCAACTAATTATTACCTAGAGATTTTTTTAGCTGATTCTCAGCCTGAATataaacacaggccaagaatcagctgATCTGGTGGCCTCTGCTCATTCAGGCGTATGCAGTCACAGGTGCTGTGTCATCCTGGGTAtagacacacagagcagatttcagcatagaaaatgcataCTCATGCATACCAATGCAGTACCTGTGAGTCAGACACATGAATGAGCGGATCAGCTAACTTTCATTCTGCATTTATACTACTGTGTGGCAGTACCCCAAGCctctacaatacaaaaaaaaggccaatttgaAAAGATAACTAAACCAGAAAATGcagacaatatataaataatatcaaGCTTAATATAGATGAATGGATACATTAAACACTAATATACAATCTGCTAATTATTACCTAGAGCTTTTACGGCAATCTGTCGTGTGAGAGGGGGCGGAATGCTGATACACACTAAATCTACTTCTTGGTGCAGTAAGACGTCATCTGTATGGCTGGTATAAAATGGTATTCCCATTTCTTCTGCAACCACTTTGGCATCTTCATCTGTTTTTCCCCATAAAGCTTCAATGCTAAAACCTTCTGCTCGTAGAAGCTGAATCAAAACTCTGGCTGTATTTCCAGTTCCAAAAACTCCTATGCCAGGTAAGGTCATCATCTTTGGCAAGTTATGAACCAATTCCTCTTCTGAATACTTCAAGACCTACTGTATTGATAcaaatacaaatgataaaaaagaatGAAATGCCTGAAGAACATGTCTATGTCTATGACTTCTAAAAGGAGCAGGAaaagctaaaatgaagtaagatttatcagaaaggtctataaatacaccagtaaaccctcaaaggaatgctgttctgagtcctctgtcaaaagaagcacctcatttatttccttctattgtgtacacatgagcttcctgttttcagcataaacctccagggctagggcttgaacatgctcagtttgctcccctctccctccctccctgctgtaatctgagcccagagctatgagtgagcagggagagactcaggcaggaagtgaggtcacagcaagcttatatggcagctgctatcctatacAAAccgagagagtttctagagcggtttactcaggtatggaaacatattctgctgaataaatatagtcttatagcttgcattgtagctaaataaactgctttggtagcttttcttctGCGTTAAGATACTAACACTTATGTAATAGAGGAAAAAACTTCCTATTTCTGATTCTGGGCATTTTTTGGGCATACTTGTGTAATAGAGGTCTATAAGCATTAACTGCATATACAAGATCTAAGATTTGCtccataagggcaatggcacatgaagAGATCTGTCATCCACGggcaacaaaatatatttttgcagctACATCAAGAATTTGCTTAAAAACACACTCCCACTGCCTATAAATACCTTGCAATTTCCCGGAATGTAAAACTTGGAGAACACACCAATTAAATAACATAATCACACAATTACACGAGTGATTATGCATACTGAGTAACATACCTGTGTCAATTTGCATTCAGGACAATGGCAAGATATCTTCTCCCGGGAGCacaattttaagtaaatatgtGATATCACTTCAATAATACACATGACATACTGATGCAAATTTTGGACAAGGAGAAAATTTGCACTGTAGTGCATGTGCCAGTTATCAGCAGCATCAACTTGAGCATCACTAAGTACTTTACTTAGTTGGTAACACAGTGCATTGATAACTCCAAGAACTTTGTGAACAACATTTAGCAGCTAAAACTAGAGATAGACAATGGTGACCTATATGTTACATAACTATTCATGTGCATACATCCCACAGAGGCAACTGAAACAAGAGAATACCCTCAGTAGCACAACAAAGCTCAACCTTGAAAAGGTCCTGAATAGTTTCAATGaaactagttgatccagagaaagtaaaaaaaaaacccttctgaagcctctctaatttgtcTGATTTATAATTGTCCCCTGTTCAATGCCTTCTTGaggctatctaatgtatctgccagcacgactgattcaggaagagaccTTTGCAACTCTCCTTGTAAAAAAATCCTTTCAAATATCAAGATGGACCATACTTTCTTCTATTCAGAATGGATGCAATAATTTGCTGTTTGATACCTACAGCTCACTGgaacttaaattgttacaaccaAGCTGTAACTGTGACAACCAGTTTTAAGTCTAAAGTCAAGCAGTACAATCTCAATGGAGTGTCGATATCTTGTAAATAAGCAGACTAGGCTATTGCTAAAACAGCAGCAAGGTCATGCAGAAACATCAAGCCAAACACACAGAGGGAGGCACACAACAAACCAAATAATTTGGTCTCACATGTGGCTAGAATATTGGAAAATAATTTACAACAAATAGCACATTCAGGTATTATTCAAACCAAGTAACACAATGAGACTGAAGCTGGTGAAACCCAAAATTCCTAAGCACAAGTTAAGTGTTGTAGTTTCCAGTGTAAAAATGCATGCACAAATTAACACACCGACGCGATTAAATAACCACTCAGTAACCGAATGGCTGAAGAAAGGAAGGTGTTTGCCTCCACTTTTGTACATGTGTTGGACTAAGAAGACAGATGGTTTGAAAGCAAGACTAGTTAAATTGGGAGCCTGACCACCTGAATCACtgtgaaatattttttctattgcttttccaattttgcattgttctttattgCTCCTTTTTGTTCAATGCTATTCAAATTTTGCAGTCCCTGCATTTCACAAAGCTGAAGCTACTGCATTCATAATtagaatgttattttttaaataaaataaactggaGGATAAGATTCTGCAAAGTGCCGATTTTAACAGATTTTGTGAAAATCTTGTAATTATGACTAATTTACCAAAGATTTGCAGTTGATTAGTGATATATATGGACCAATTTCAAATCTTTCATAAAGTGGCAATTCCTAAACTACACAGTTTCCTTTGGTTAACTAAAGCTGATCTTGCACCTAAACATATGATCATCTGGTAAGGtcatcaaattattattatttcctggTATTTTTATAGCCTAGAAACATGTcctcagtgctttacagagatcatacatgattcacatcagttcctgccccagtgtagcttacaatctaagggcccctatcacattcacacatattGGGGTAAATGTAATCAGGggtcagttaacctgcctgtatgtttttgtagtgtGGGAGGAAAACGGAGTATATGaaagaaacccacacagacaggGGTAGAACATTGCAGATAGTTACTCTACTCTGTTAGTTACTCTGAGATACTCTACTCTACTGCCTCTGTATTTTTTATGATATAAAGCATTTGGGATGATGATTCTTGATACTTTGAGTAGGTACTCAAAAAACCATTGGTTTGATCATCATTGGTTTGAGCTCAAACGCATTGAAAAGACCTGTatttacggaacgcattttaggacatcctgcagcgaaatacctgtccttcatgcgatgtcctatgccttcggaatggctcatcggttgcttttaccctCACTTTTCGTCCAAATCTatagtcacacctccgtcctctaccctccttTCTCAGtcgtcagtcatacgaactccgccctcagccttccgccctccatcctcctccctcagtcTTCCGCCCTCacccctccatcctcctcccacAATCATCTGCCTTccaccctcagtcctcttccttccgcccccgctcaccactttagaaacttatggataagactgtcggctgaaaagagagatctgcggggggggggggagtgctgaggaaagagggtggagggctgagcagcgagggcggaaggaagaggactgagggcggaagagGACTCAGGGCGCaaggcagaggactgagggcggaggatggagggcagaaggctgagggcgTAGTTCGtctgactgacggctgagaagggagggtagaggacggaggtgtgattgcagatttggatgatgagtgacagtaaaagcAACAGATGAGCCATTTTGAAGGCATAGGGCATCGCATGAAGGACATGTacttcgctgcaggatgtcctaaaatgcgttccgtatgtaTTGGCCAAAAGTCACCTGTGGAACATGATGCCACAGCCGAGCTCCTCATCCTCTGCCATGAGTCTCATGTTGATGTGATCAGACCATCAAATGGCAGAAAATAGATTTAAGATCACTGAAATGATTCTATGCAAAAGGCAATAAAGACCCAGCTACGCCAAAAAAGCAAGATATATGCAGTGGACCTTAGATTTATGATACAGCTGTTACAAACCTTTATGACAGGGGCAGGCTGCAGTATTTTGAAAATCCATAATGGGCCTGTGCTTTAATTTGATCATAACCACAAATCCCGCATAATCCGAAATCTGATATGGACCCCACTATCAGAATGCACATCCTTCGTCTCTAAACGTATCAAATTCTGAAATGCAGCGGAGTTTGATTTGATTCCATAACACACGTCAAAGCGCCGCTAAACTGCTGATACTGCGGAGTCCAATACTCTTCCACTAATCACAAGGCTCTTTGCACATACCATAGTCAATATCAATTGTCCTGCGCTAATTCACATAATTTATCCATACTGCCCAACACTCCCGCAGTCCCCGACCCCTACTTACACATCCCATTAGCAGCGAGCGCCTTGTCTCTTACAGTAAAACACCTAAAGTCACAAATCTCATCACGCGAGATTGTGGCGTCACGACTATACGTAAGCGCAGTAACGTAGATTTGCCAGAGTGACGTGCGGTGACAATGCTCCTTGATTTGAAAGCTTCTTAATTTAATTGCTGTAGTTCCCGctcacaatatttttttctgtgctcGCAGTTTCTACTTTTGTCAGGgaaccaaaaactttttttttgtgttggttACAAGCCATGCTCGCCACCATATAAATTAAATGACTtcaaaagtaatttattattcCTGCTTACACTAGTGCCAGGGAACTAAAGTAAATCATTGGTTGCCAACAGTGCCTGATGCTATTTGCTCATTCTCTACCAATTTGGCCAAAAGGTGTTTGTGCAAAGTCATTTATCTTTTTAGTATTTTTCTACTCAGGGAGTTTTGTGCAAACAATGGCTAGATTTCTTAACACAATGACTAATTTAGAAGAAGATGATGGGAGAAATACAGCTGAAACAGAGATGTCAACCTTTAATGCTTGAGTATAGTGGGATACGCGCCAGCGGAAAATTTCCCTACCTGAAAGTGACGTACGCAGAAGTGCCATCATGTGCAGAAGATTCTGTGTTGCATATGTGTCgcattgggttgccacctggccggtaaaaatgattgtttGATGCCAATATAATGgggaaaaaggcaaaaatataggaaggccggtatttttttccagaaaaggtggcaaccctagtgtccCGCCCCCCCGACTGCGCATATCGGATTTTCTCCACAAATTATCCAAAATCGTCAAGAGATCAGGGGaatgcttaaaggacatgtaaagcctacattttcctaccatgtatataacttgggcatatcttccccacccaagccacatcatttgtactgcatataccccctccatttgacacatcatcagtaacattgacatgtatgctgtaaagttcatgcaatgcagaatgtagATTTACACAGGACAAAAACGTTCTAATGGGGTTGAGCACTGTCATcagttgagatcaggagaggtggttaggagaaaaaaaataggatcggACAGCTAGTTTCCATGGGAACCagctcttcattggctgctagactagtgtttagtaatctgagaagaactgagcatgctcatgagcaaacattcctgagggagggggcagagtgggtaaGAGGGGTAGAATGATTTTTAAGTGATTAAGCGGATGCTGCAGCtttattaaccttttaacaaccagagtggcaggtatctaaagatttcttggacttttttaatgtttgtgttgctccccaactctttttacatttgaacgtggctcacggataaaaaaggttggggatcccaacTCCTCACTCACATTGTTCCATGAAGAGAGGACCCTCTACAGTCCATAGTACATGTGAAGTGTagctctcaaaaaaaaaaaaaaagttgtggaccCCTGCCataattttcacagaaaaaaaatctacctcAAAAAAGTGATTAGCTTGGCGAATCAATGGAAATGGAGGACTAGCagcctgttatttttttttaaacttaaaatatataaattttagcCTATGCCCCAGCAGATATGGAGGCACTAGGCAGCCTTCCTGTTGCTGACGggcattgctttctacagctGTTTATCATTCACCTACCTCTAGGTCCTCCTTCAGCAAGGATTTGGCTAACTGCCACATTAAGTGTAAAAGTGTCATGCATAGTTTTAAATCCAGGGGGGCATAATCATACACTTATCAACTCTGAATCTTGTCACTTAGCAACCCAGATTTAGTTAGTCCCTCTGTAAGGATGACATGTCCTGGATGGATTTAATTGTCCTGCATGATTTATGGCATTGGGAAACACCAATAGATTGCTTACAATGATTGAACTTATCCAatgtattaaaggcacagtatatCTCCCCACCGTTTCAACGAGTTCATTGAATGAGGCTTGTTCTGAACTTTGCCCATAGTATTAATTACAAGAAAATACTACATTGTATTGGTTATTCCAGACTTTGTGCTTTCTTTGTAAGTAAACACATAGGactaattttaatgttttatgacGTATTTTCCCATGTGTGTTATTCACAGGGCATGTTACTATATATGAAAAAAGTCTGCATTATATTCTTTTCGCACATATTATATATCCCTCAAAAAAGCACTAGTGGGCTTCATGAAATGGGCTGATTTTAGGTCTTTGCACTTTAATGGGACTTTGTTTCCCTACAAAGATGTGCAAATATTATGAGGTAAGTGAATGAAGCTACATAAAGTTAGGTTGTGCCTTttactttaaatatttgtttgtcATGTACCCGCTTTATGTTACTCCTATACATTTATCCAAAGAGGGGATAACATTGAAACAATATTCTGTGCATTTTGGGCCTTAAGCCAGGGCCAGACAATGTTGGATCTCTGACTGCATTTCTCCACATGCAGAGAATCCACTGCCCCACTGTGCTTCCGCGTCTGGCCTGCCTGCATTCGTAAGCATGGTTTCTGCTCAGGCAGACAAAATGGATTTTGGTGCCGAAACGAGACATTTTGTTCCAAACTCCACCTGCACTTGAAAAGGCAtgggggagcagcagggcagtggATTCTCCACCTACTGAGAATCCGCTATGCAAACATCATCTGGCTCtagtataacaatacattttgctatttttttggattatttctaAATGCAGTGCTAAGCATTTATATCccttgcagggccggaactaggggtaggcagaagaggcacctgcctagggcgcaaagatgtcGGGGCGCTGGG encodes the following:
- the gfod2.L gene encoding glucose-fructose oxidoreductase domain-containing protein 2 isoform X1 gives rise to the protein MMTLPGIGVFGTGNTARVLIQLLRAEGFSIEALWGKTDEDAKVVAEEMGIPFYTSHTDDVLLHQEVDLVCISIPPPLTRQIAVKALGIGKNVICEKAASSLDAFTMVKAARYYPKLMSLVGNALRFLPAFDRMRQLILEQGYVGEIRICDVRVYGGSLLSSNYSWICDDLMGGGGLHTLGTYLVDLLTHLTNKKAEKVHGFLKTFVKQNEAISGIRYVTSDDFCFFQMQMTGGACSTVTLNFNMPGTFVHEVMVVGSAGRLVVRGTELYGQKNSASEEKLLLSEPLTSDIADVSDFDKVPPPYLMGIAHMVKALRQSFQDQEDRRTWDHKPLSVAATFEDGLYMQRVVDAIKRSNRSGEWESVELTNEETDSNQNLSEVIQHNL